A genomic window from Brachyspira sp. SAP_772 includes:
- a CDS encoding helix-turn-helix transcriptional regulator, whose product MKKNNKQQNFIESYEDNCEINTKEENISSFIPKLPNDDEFSVLANFFSVFSDPTRLKIISVLSEKELCVHELVSLLDMKQPSVSQHLKMLWQARVVKKRKIGLHVFYRLDDEHIEKIYAWGYEHVKE is encoded by the coding sequence ATGAAAAAAAATAATAAACAACAAAACTTTATAGAAAGCTATGAAGATAATTGTGAAATTAACACAAAAGAAGAGAATATATCTTCTTTTATACCAAAACTTCCAAATGATGATGAGTTTTCGGTTTTAGCTAATTTCTTTTCCGTATTTTCTGACCCTACTAGGCTGAAAATAATATCTGTTTTAAGTGAAAAGGAGTTATGCGTTCATGAATTAGTATCTTTGCTTGATATGAAGCAGCCTTCTGTGTCTCAGCATTTAAAGATGTTATGGCAGGCTAGGGTAGTGAAAAAAAGAAAAATTGGGCTTCATGTATTTTATAGGCTTGATGATGAACATATAGAAAAAATTTATGCTTGGGGGTATGAGCATGTTAAAGAATAA